AATCcctcccactgacaggtgccatgaaaacgagatgatcagtgttattcactttacctgtgagtggtcataatgttatggctgatgggtgtacaTCACAATACAGTCCTTGCACTAGTTGGTTGACTGGCATCctgtgtgtcactgctagcaagcGCTCAGGCAGGCGTAGTTAACATGAAACTTACTGTCGACACACCATGTCTGCATGGTTTCTCTATCCTTATTCAacagactacactcacctaaaggattattaggaacaccatactaatactgtgtttgaccccctttcgccttcagaactgccttaattccacgtggcattgattcaacaaggtgctgaaagcattctttagaaatgttggcccatattgataggatagcattttgcagttggtggagatttgtgggatgcacatccagggcacgaagctcccgttccaccacatcccaaagatgctctattgggttgagatctggtgactgtgggggccatttcaggacagtgaactctttgtcatgttcaagaaaccaatttgaaatgattagagcattgtgacatggtgcattatcctgctggaagtagccatcagaggatgggttcatggtggtcataaagggatggacatggtctaaagtgtgccaagaaaacatcccccacaccattacaccaccaccaccagcctgcacagtggtaacaaggcatgatggatccatgttctcattctgtttacgccaaattctgactctaccatctgaatgtctcaacagaaatcgagactcatcagaccaggcaacattcttccagtcttcaactgtccaattttggtgagcttgtgcaaattgttgcctctttttcctatttgtagtggagatgagtggtactctgtggggtcttctgctgttgtaacccatccgcctcaaggttgtgcgtgttgtggcttcacaaatactttgctgcatacctcggttgtaacaagtggttattttagtcaaagttgctcttctattagcttgaatcagtcggccccttctcctctgacctctagcatcaacaaggcattttcgcccacaggactgccgcatactggatgtttttcccttttcacaccattctttgtaaaccctagaaatggttgtgcgtgaaaatcccggtaactgagcagattgtgaaatactcagactggcccgtctggcaccaacaactatgccacgctcaaaattgcttaaatcacctttctttcccattctgacattcagtttggagttcaggagattgtcttgaccaggaccacacccctaaatgcattgaagcaactgccatgtgattggttgattagatgattgcattaatgagaaatttaacaggtgttcctaataatccttttggtgagtgtatgtcagGGATGTAGTCCAtgaatggtttctccctcttctcaacATGGTAGGCAGTTGTAATTCATTTATCAATTTGGCTACGCACCACTTCATTCATTCATAGGCAGATGTTCTTTGGTGCCGCCATAGGGTTGTCAGCAGCCCATTTGGCCACAATACATGCAACATGCTGCAGGGACTTAAGAGCGTGTTTTCAGTAGTTGtgtgttcccttaataaacAACCCTGTCTTATCGGCTTTCGTCGGGAACACACAATATGAATGGCAGTACCTGTGTCCCTTGCCATTATTGTTTTTGACCTGTTCTTTccacaaaaactaaaatgagtGCATGTGCTTTGCCTCGTACTGTTTGGGTCCTgctctagaatgcactatgaactaagattggtcaaaacagatgAGCCATcgaatattattggtcaaatAGATGAAAAGGTGCTGTACCACACCCAGGGGGGAGAAGAAGcaccacagacacattttaatgtgagaACAAGCGGACATCGAAGCGGGAAGAGTGACAAAGATGAAAAGCTAACGTTTCAATATGATCCTATGAATTTCAATGGAGAAATTGAGCACTGGCCCTGGCCCTAACAGGCCAGCCCTAACAGAATGTCTTTGTCTACTGGCCCGACGTTAGGTCTTACTAGCCCCAGGCCAGCGGGCCAGCGTTAATGTTGAACGCTGGTTAAGCATTTAAGCAGATAGCTAGGTACATCTATGACATCAGCAatccccctttctccctgttATATGAAAAGAAGGTAATCGGGATTCCCCCTGACGTGTTCACTTTTCACTATTAGAAGTTGGTGGTTTGGGATGAATAAATCCCAGCCTAAATTACCCTCCAATAGTAAGAACACTATTTTCCTCTCAGGTTAACTTCCTACGAAGGACCAAAAGTAGATCAGTTATTCTGAAATCTTCTATGAAttcctccccacacacacacccccacactaATCACGGCTAGGGCTAGGCAGTTTCGCTGATCTGCAGTGTTTCATATGCCTACATTGGGTAAAATGAGTTTAATATTCTTCACTATGAACAGGATGGGACACTTACTTGTGTCTACTAGTAATATGAGGGAGGAACAAGCATTGAATCATGGTGTTGGCTGTCCTCAGGTGTCTGTAGCCTCGTGTTATTGAGGGTGCATGGTTCCTCTGATAAAGATAAAATCAGCAGCACTGCACCACAACCGCTACCTGGTTTTCCCCTGAATTGACTTTTTCAAAGTACAGGATTGTAAAAAAAGATTGGAAACGcctaacaatatattaatatcaaggacCTTACAAGGAGTAGGGACACCTTTTTCCATCAGAACGGCTCAAATTCTTGCAAAGCTGATctgtgtgtagtgggatattACACCTATcttcaaaaagaaaatagattGTATTTCATTAACTAGACAGCCCCCCCTTGTGGCCATGTATAGTGTTGCAGTAAGTGGTTAAGAGGATGTACTATTCAGTGGGGTTTTGTACAATTCATCGAAGACCAATGCCCGAGATTTGTTGggttttctcttttttattttacaaaagaaGAGTTTATTATAAAGATAAATACACTCCAGCTTCGTAAATGAAATCACTGAAAGGAATTATAGCCATATGAGAGCAAACCCTTCCCATGCAAAACAATTACCAACAAAACACAtgatctttaaaaaaatgaaaaacaggaCAGTTATGTTAGGTGCTGCAAAacaaaaattacattaaaattacaaaaacCCCACAACCAACAACATCCATCTCAACAAGCTTGTGTTGACAGGAtttgttgtctgtttttacGTTTAGATGTCATGGTAACCGCTAGGCTTATGTCTTCACAGCAGTGTCTCTGGATTTGTAGATCACTCCTCTGCTCTTCAGCTCTCTCACCACACCTGCAAAACAGAAGGACCAACAACATTGAGAGAAGAGTGATGTTCAGATGATGGGATTCAATGGAAGATTTCAACTGCAAACTTCCAATGTCCTTCCCTCTGAACTTTTtcctccaatgggttttgaaAACATAAGGAGAGAGGACATTAGGAATACGAAATATAGCTCTTCCAATTGACAGAAGCTCAAGAATCCAAGAAGATTCAGCATTTAGATTTCTGGATGACACACCTAACCAAATATGCCAAGATGCCTCAACAGTGGGCACAATAtcactgcatttcattgtaactgaatctaatctaaaaagaTTCTCAATAGCTATTAGTCTTTTGAGAATCTACTTGAACTGTCTTTGAATGGGACATACCGGGAGGGAGCCGTCCTGTCACAGTTACAGCATAGACACCTGGCCTAAAGTTACCTgaacaggaaaacaaaaaaacaaacagcgtTAGTGTATTATGGTACATTATCAATTGGTAAATCATGGCCCCATAACTGAGGCATTTCAGAGGCCAGCGATGCATGAAATATAAGCAGAAATAACTACATCAATTGGATAAAATGTCAGAAACAGCACATTTATGTTATAAACATTACAATTACATAGACATACAAAGTGATGTAGAAAATCTATTTGGGTTAAGAGACTTGCTGAACAGCACAGCGGTAGATTTCTCAGCTCGAACCACCAAGCTCTCTGATTACCCATAGAGTACAATTACAATAGAATGAAATAAAACCTCCAGAAAATATCTGAAAGAAACTAACAAAGTCTGACAACAACAAACTTACTGATTCTTTGCCACTTTGCCACCCAGCTGTCCTCGGGACTCATCATGGCTATGACACtgaaaacataaacacaatGCAGTGTCTGTACATGGCACTAAAATCAATCTGCTATCTCCATAGCCAATAGCGGCCCCCCCACACAAGAAAAAATAATGAAGCAGGGCTGTAAAATGGAGGGTGCGCAATCACGTTGAGATTCCTCTTTGTTTAGCCGCTGCTTATCTGTGACCCAGGCCTACACCCACCAGTACACGTCAAGATTACGATTGGAGGGACCTCTGGCTTTCAGTTTGGTGTTTTATTTGGGAGGAAACAGGGAGGGGGATGAGAGTTACCACCCTCCTcccaaaaaaaacaccaaactgAAAGCCAGAGGTCCCTCCACTCATAACCTCTCCTCAAAGGGGTGACAAAGATGGACAGGCCTGCAACCAATGTTTCTGCATTGTGTTTGTCTGCTAGCGTGTATTTTGT
This genomic window from Esox lucius isolate fEsoLuc1 chromosome 7, fEsoLuc1.pri, whole genome shotgun sequence contains:
- the supt4h1 gene encoding transcription elongation factor SPT4 (The RefSeq protein has 2 substitutions compared to this genomic sequence) — encoded protein: MALETCPKDLRHLRACLLCSLVKTIDQFEYDGCDNCESYLQMRGNREMVYECTSSSFDGVIAMMSPEDSWVAKWRRISNFRPGVYAVTVTGRLPPGVVRELKSRGVIYKSRDTAVKT